A genomic window from Silene latifolia isolate original U9 population chromosome 11, ASM4854445v1, whole genome shotgun sequence includes:
- the LOC141610900 gene encoding regulator of telomere elongation helicase 1 homolog isoform X4 codes for MPIYNINGVSVDFPYEAYDSQIEYMDKVIQALQGKCNALLESPTGTGKTLCLLCATLAYRASLGPFSTGKSAIKNESEVRASQSQTGSLLPKIVYTSRTHSQLRQVIHELKKTNYRPKMMVLGSREQLCIHEKVKLLRGRAQSNSCQYHRKRSNKRACGHYKITADFLKSNPYIGDEPVDIEDLVNIGRSCGPCPYYMSRELLKGVDILFAPYNYLIDRSFKDRIGIEWNSSILIFDEAHNLEGICADAASFDLPAALLSACISEAKKCIDLSVKRRDIDKSADPSCSPDNFAILRALLLKLEKRIAEVPIVSREFGFTRPGPYIYELLGELNVTSENATKLTGIIEQAVLLLEEDTNGTGGKESNSRLETLGEILNLIFRDGGTSHAKYYRVHVQESAASDFYDFTGNVSKARMLSWWCFNPGICLEDFSKRGVGSVILTSGTLSPLDSFAYELKLEFPIRLENPHVISSNQIWTGVVSEGPSGYSFNSSYRNRDVLEYKQELGNAIVNFARIVPDGLLVFFASYYVMEQCISCWKDNSNRSASSQLTIWARICKFKQPVIEPRQSALFSSSIEDFNSKLKDPSTSGAVFFAVCRGKVSEGLDFADQYGRAVIITGLPFATRTDPKVRLKREFLDESARNKTLSHKPLTGEEWYDQQASRAVNQAVGRVIRHRHDYGAIILCDERFATSHRQAQVSRWIQPHIKCYSKFGDVVYSLTRFFRVEVPRLIKVEPLVKVEPLETVSNVKACGEKVTQPLNGCCSGKKVNSLGLDEDCCIVSSTVGIKVEKLDDVSLLQEFLPANRSSLTFQKQTQATSAKLPSYLFGKQKLLSTGTTCRNEMSDLVDLADDASPFRRSDAMFVSSLSKRQKIPKIEPDFTEHKRSTCEKTSVIKETLSKCSRGKSILTEKYQDNLDIKKEGSLEIGGNMTSRERATNQANLDSHSASTLNDKAKGQNFLIQVQEILDKSEYKEFLGYLKALKSRAMTISPVLQSIVKLFSGQDRRSLLSRFKHYIPEKYHSLYEEYCTSIGGTSEP; via the exons ATGCCGATTTACAATATCAATGGCGTCAGTGTCGATTTTCCTTACGAAGCTTACGATTCTCAGATCGAATACATGGATAAAGTTATTCAAGCACTCCAAGGA AAATGCAACGCACTGTTGGAAAGTCCGACTGGAACCGGGAAAACTTTGTGTCTTCTGTGTGCTACTTTGGCTTACAGGGCGAGTTTGGGTCCTTTCTCCACTGGTAAATCTGCGATAAAAAATGAGTCGGAGGTGCGAGCGTCACAATCCCAAACTGGCTCATTGCTGCCGAAAATTGTTTATACTTCACGGACCCATAGCCAGCTTCGCCAGGTGATTCACGAATTGAAAAAAACCAACTACAG GCCTAAAATGATGGTTTTAGGTTCTCGCGAGCAGCTATGCATTCATGAAAAAGTGAAGTTACTACGTGGGAGGGCACAGAGCAATTCTTGCCAGTATCATAGGAAACGCAGCAACAAACGAGCTTGTGGACATTATAAGATAACAGCAG ACTTCCTTAAAAGCAATCCTTATATTGGGGATGAACCCGTGGACATAGAGGATTTGGTCAACATTGGGAGAAGCTGTGGACC GTGTCCATACTATATGTCGCGTGAGCTCCTTAAAGGCGTTGACATATTATTTGCACCCTACAACTATCTAATCGATCGTTCCTTTAAAGATAGGATTGGCATAGAGTGGAATAGTAGCATCCTGATATTTGATGAAGCTCATAATTTG GAAGGAATTTGTGCTGATGCAGCTTCTTTTGACCTACCTGCTGCGTTATTATCTGCTTGTATTTCTGAAGCAAAGAAGTGCATTGACCTTTCTGTCAAAAGAAGAGACATAGACAAGTCAGCTGATCCAAGCTGTAGTCCTGACAACTTTGCAATTCTTAGAG CTCTTTTATTGAAGCTTGAAAAGAGGATTGCAGAAGTGCCAATTGTGTCTCGGGAATTTGGTTTTACTAGACCTGGTCCTTATATTTATGAGTTACTCGGGGAATTAAATGTCACGAGCGAAAATGCAACCAAGCTCACTGGAATAATTGAGCAAGCTGTTCTGCTTCTTGAAGAAG ATACAAATGGAACTGGGGGGAAAGAGTCAAACAGTCGATTGGAAACTCTTGGAGAGATTCTAAATTTGATCTTCAGAGATGGAGGTACTTCTCATGCAAAGTACTATCGT GTGCATGTTCAAGAAAGCGCGGCAAGTGATTTTTATGATTTTACCG GTAATGTGTCTAAGGCTAGGATGCTCAGTTGGTGGTGTTTTAATCCAGGAATTTGCTTGGAAGATTTCTCTAAAAGGGGAGTCGGTTCTGTCATTCTGACATCAGGAACTTTGTCTCCATTAGATTCTTTTGCATACGAATTGAAGCT GGAATTTCCAATACGATTAGAGAACCCTCATGTTATATCGTCAAATCAAATTTGGACAGGTGTTGTATCAGAAGGACCTTCTGGTTATTCTTTCAACTCGTCTTACCGAAATCGTGACGTTTTAGAATACAAACAGGAGCTGGGTAATGCCATAG TCAATTTTGCTCGGATTGTGCCTGACGGGCTTCTTGTCTTCTTTGCATCATACTATGTCATGGAACAATGCATTAGTTGCTGGAAGGACAAC TCGAACAGAAGTGCTTCCAGTCAACTTACAATATGGGCAAGGATTTGCAAATTTAAGCAGCCTGTTATAGAACCTAGACAATCTGCATTATTTTCCTCTTCAATTGAG GACTTTAACTCCAAGTTAAAGGATCCCTCTACTTCTGGAGCAGTCTTTTTTGCGGTTTGTCGTGGCAAG GTCAGTGAAGGGTTGGACTTTGCCGATCAATATGGGAGGGCTGTGATTATTACTGGATTACCATTTGCCACGAGGACAGATCCCAAG GTTCGTCTTAAACGTGAATTTTTGGATGAAAGTGCACGGAACAAAACCTTAAGTCATAAG CCTTTGACAGGAGAGGAATGGTATGATCAGCAAGCATCTCGTGCGGTAAATCAGGCTGTTGGACGTGTCATTCGGCATCGCCATGATTATGGAGCAATAATACTTTGTGATGAAAG GTTTGCAACTTCACACCGCCAAGCACAGGTATCACGATGGATACAGCCTCATATCAAG TGCTATTCCAAGTTTGGAGATGTTGTATATTCCTTGACTCGCTTTTTTCGCGTTGAAGTTCCGCGTCTGATCAAGGTTGAACCACTAGTAAAGGTTGAGCCACTAGAGACTGTATCTAATG tAAAGGCTTGTGGAGAAAAAGTCACCCAGCCTCTCAATGGATGCTGCTCAGGGAAGAAAGTTAATTCCTTG GGTTTGGATGAAGACTGTTGTATTGTGTCATCAACAGTTGGTATTAAGGTCGAAAAGTTAGACGATGTAAGCCTGTTACAAGAATTTCTTCCTGCCAATAGATCCTCTCTTACTTTTCAAAAGCAAACGCAGGCTACATCAGCTAAACTACCAAGTTACTTATTTGGGAAGCAAAAGCTACTCTCTACAGGAACTACTTGTAGAAATGAGATGTCTGATTTAGTTGACTTGGCTGACGATGCTTCACCTTTCCGAAGGTCAGATGCAATGTTTGTAAGTAGCTTGTCTAAGAGACAGAAAATTCCTAAGATAGAGCCTGATTTTACCGAGCACAAAAGGAGTACCTGTGAGAAAACATCAGTAATCAAAGAAACTCTATCAAAATGCTCTAGAGGCAAATCTATTTTAACAGAAAAATATCAAGATAATTTGGATATAAAAAAGGAAGGTTCCTTAGAGATTGGTGGTAATATGACCTCTCGAGAAAGGGCAACCAACCAGGCAAACTTGGATAGCCATTCTGCTTCTACTCTAAATGACAAAGCTAAAGGACAGAATTTTCTAATTCAG GTTCAGGAAATACTTGACAAGTCAGAATATAAAGAATTTCTTGGCTATCTGAAGGCACTGAAATCACGAGCTATGACTATTAGTCCTGTTTTGCAATCAATCGTGAAACTTTTTTCTGGGCAAGATAGGCGCTCTCTTCTATCAAG ATTTAAGCACTATATCCCTGAGAAGTATCATTCTTTGTATGAGGAATATTGTACATCAATTGGTGGGACATCTGAGCCATAA
- the LOC141610900 gene encoding regulator of telomere elongation helicase 1 homolog isoform X1, with product MPIYNINGVSVDFPYEAYDSQIEYMDKVIQALQGKCNALLESPTGTGKTLCLLCATLAYRASLGPFSTGKSAIKNESEVRASQSQTGSLLPKIVYTSRTHSQLRQVIHELKKTNYRPKMMVLGSREQLCIHEKVKLLRGRAQSNSCQYHRKRSNKRACGHYKITADFLKSNPYIGDEPVDIEDLVNIGRSCGPCPYYMSRELLKGVDILFAPYNYLIDRSFKDRIGIEWNSSILIFDEAHNLEGICADAASFDLPAALLSACISEAKKCIDLSVKRRDIDKSADPSCSPDNFAILRALLLKLEKRIAEVPIVSREFGFTRPGPYIYELLGELNVTSENATKLTGIIEQAVLLLEEDTNGTGGKESNSRLETLGEILNLIFRDGGTSHAKYYRVHVQESAASDFYDFTGNVSKARMLSWWCFNPGICLEDFSKRGVGSVILTSGTLSPLDSFAYELKLEFPIRLENPHVISSNQIWTGVVSEGPSGYSFNSSYRNRDVLEYKQELGNAIVNFARIVPDGLLVFFASYYVMEQCISCWKDNSNRSASSQLTIWARICKFKQPVIEPRQSALFSSSIEDFNSKLKDPSTSGAVFFAVCRGKVSEGLDFADQYGRAVIITGLPFATRTDPKVRLKREFLDESARNKTLSHKPLTGEEWYDQQASRAVNQAVGRVIRHRHDYGAIILCDERFATSHRQAQVSRWIQPHIKCYSKFGDVVYSLTRFFRVEVPRLIKVEPLVKVEPLETVSNVVKACGEKVTQPLNGCCSGKKVNSLQGLDEDCCIVSSTVGIKVEKLDDVSLLQEFLPANRSSLTFQKQTQATSAKLPSYLFGKQKLLSTGTTCRNEMSDLVDLADDASPFRRSDAMFVSSLSKRQKIPKIEPDFTEHKRSTCEKTSVIKETLSKCSRGKSILTEKYQDNLDIKKEGSLEIGGNMTSRERATNQANLDSHSASTLNDKAKGQNFLIQVQEILDKSEYKEFLGYLKALKSRAMTISPVLQSIVKLFSGQDRRSLLSRFKHYIPEKYHSLYEEYCTSIGGTSEP from the exons ATGCCGATTTACAATATCAATGGCGTCAGTGTCGATTTTCCTTACGAAGCTTACGATTCTCAGATCGAATACATGGATAAAGTTATTCAAGCACTCCAAGGA AAATGCAACGCACTGTTGGAAAGTCCGACTGGAACCGGGAAAACTTTGTGTCTTCTGTGTGCTACTTTGGCTTACAGGGCGAGTTTGGGTCCTTTCTCCACTGGTAAATCTGCGATAAAAAATGAGTCGGAGGTGCGAGCGTCACAATCCCAAACTGGCTCATTGCTGCCGAAAATTGTTTATACTTCACGGACCCATAGCCAGCTTCGCCAGGTGATTCACGAATTGAAAAAAACCAACTACAG GCCTAAAATGATGGTTTTAGGTTCTCGCGAGCAGCTATGCATTCATGAAAAAGTGAAGTTACTACGTGGGAGGGCACAGAGCAATTCTTGCCAGTATCATAGGAAACGCAGCAACAAACGAGCTTGTGGACATTATAAGATAACAGCAG ACTTCCTTAAAAGCAATCCTTATATTGGGGATGAACCCGTGGACATAGAGGATTTGGTCAACATTGGGAGAAGCTGTGGACC GTGTCCATACTATATGTCGCGTGAGCTCCTTAAAGGCGTTGACATATTATTTGCACCCTACAACTATCTAATCGATCGTTCCTTTAAAGATAGGATTGGCATAGAGTGGAATAGTAGCATCCTGATATTTGATGAAGCTCATAATTTG GAAGGAATTTGTGCTGATGCAGCTTCTTTTGACCTACCTGCTGCGTTATTATCTGCTTGTATTTCTGAAGCAAAGAAGTGCATTGACCTTTCTGTCAAAAGAAGAGACATAGACAAGTCAGCTGATCCAAGCTGTAGTCCTGACAACTTTGCAATTCTTAGAG CTCTTTTATTGAAGCTTGAAAAGAGGATTGCAGAAGTGCCAATTGTGTCTCGGGAATTTGGTTTTACTAGACCTGGTCCTTATATTTATGAGTTACTCGGGGAATTAAATGTCACGAGCGAAAATGCAACCAAGCTCACTGGAATAATTGAGCAAGCTGTTCTGCTTCTTGAAGAAG ATACAAATGGAACTGGGGGGAAAGAGTCAAACAGTCGATTGGAAACTCTTGGAGAGATTCTAAATTTGATCTTCAGAGATGGAGGTACTTCTCATGCAAAGTACTATCGT GTGCATGTTCAAGAAAGCGCGGCAAGTGATTTTTATGATTTTACCG GTAATGTGTCTAAGGCTAGGATGCTCAGTTGGTGGTGTTTTAATCCAGGAATTTGCTTGGAAGATTTCTCTAAAAGGGGAGTCGGTTCTGTCATTCTGACATCAGGAACTTTGTCTCCATTAGATTCTTTTGCATACGAATTGAAGCT GGAATTTCCAATACGATTAGAGAACCCTCATGTTATATCGTCAAATCAAATTTGGACAGGTGTTGTATCAGAAGGACCTTCTGGTTATTCTTTCAACTCGTCTTACCGAAATCGTGACGTTTTAGAATACAAACAGGAGCTGGGTAATGCCATAG TCAATTTTGCTCGGATTGTGCCTGACGGGCTTCTTGTCTTCTTTGCATCATACTATGTCATGGAACAATGCATTAGTTGCTGGAAGGACAAC TCGAACAGAAGTGCTTCCAGTCAACTTACAATATGGGCAAGGATTTGCAAATTTAAGCAGCCTGTTATAGAACCTAGACAATCTGCATTATTTTCCTCTTCAATTGAG GACTTTAACTCCAAGTTAAAGGATCCCTCTACTTCTGGAGCAGTCTTTTTTGCGGTTTGTCGTGGCAAG GTCAGTGAAGGGTTGGACTTTGCCGATCAATATGGGAGGGCTGTGATTATTACTGGATTACCATTTGCCACGAGGACAGATCCCAAG GTTCGTCTTAAACGTGAATTTTTGGATGAAAGTGCACGGAACAAAACCTTAAGTCATAAG CCTTTGACAGGAGAGGAATGGTATGATCAGCAAGCATCTCGTGCGGTAAATCAGGCTGTTGGACGTGTCATTCGGCATCGCCATGATTATGGAGCAATAATACTTTGTGATGAAAG GTTTGCAACTTCACACCGCCAAGCACAGGTATCACGATGGATACAGCCTCATATCAAG TGCTATTCCAAGTTTGGAGATGTTGTATATTCCTTGACTCGCTTTTTTCGCGTTGAAGTTCCGCGTCTGATCAAGGTTGAACCACTAGTAAAGGTTGAGCCACTAGAGACTGTATCTAATG tagtAAAGGCTTGTGGAGAAAAAGTCACCCAGCCTCTCAATGGATGCTGCTCAGGGAAGAAAGTTAATTCCTTG CAGGGTTTGGATGAAGACTGTTGTATTGTGTCATCAACAGTTGGTATTAAGGTCGAAAAGTTAGACGATGTAAGCCTGTTACAAGAATTTCTTCCTGCCAATAGATCCTCTCTTACTTTTCAAAAGCAAACGCAGGCTACATCAGCTAAACTACCAAGTTACTTATTTGGGAAGCAAAAGCTACTCTCTACAGGAACTACTTGTAGAAATGAGATGTCTGATTTAGTTGACTTGGCTGACGATGCTTCACCTTTCCGAAGGTCAGATGCAATGTTTGTAAGTAGCTTGTCTAAGAGACAGAAAATTCCTAAGATAGAGCCTGATTTTACCGAGCACAAAAGGAGTACCTGTGAGAAAACATCAGTAATCAAAGAAACTCTATCAAAATGCTCTAGAGGCAAATCTATTTTAACAGAAAAATATCAAGATAATTTGGATATAAAAAAGGAAGGTTCCTTAGAGATTGGTGGTAATATGACCTCTCGAGAAAGGGCAACCAACCAGGCAAACTTGGATAGCCATTCTGCTTCTACTCTAAATGACAAAGCTAAAGGACAGAATTTTCTAATTCAG GTTCAGGAAATACTTGACAAGTCAGAATATAAAGAATTTCTTGGCTATCTGAAGGCACTGAAATCACGAGCTATGACTATTAGTCCTGTTTTGCAATCAATCGTGAAACTTTTTTCTGGGCAAGATAGGCGCTCTCTTCTATCAAG ATTTAAGCACTATATCCCTGAGAAGTATCATTCTTTGTATGAGGAATATTGTACATCAATTGGTGGGACATCTGAGCCATAA
- the LOC141610900 gene encoding regulator of telomere elongation helicase 1 homolog isoform X2 yields MPIYNINGVSVDFPYEAYDSQIEYMDKVIQALQGKCNALLESPTGTGKTLCLLCATLAYRASLGPFSTGKSAIKNESEVRASQSQTGSLLPKIVYTSRTHSQLRQVIHELKKTNYRPKMMVLGSREQLCIHEKVKLLRGRAQSNSCQYHRKRSNKRACGHYKITADFLKSNPYIGDEPVDIEDLVNIGRSCGPCPYYMSRELLKGVDILFAPYNYLIDRSFKDRIGIEWNSSILIFDEAHNLEGICADAASFDLPAALLSACISEAKKCIDLSVKRRDIDKSADPSCSPDNFAILRALLLKLEKRIAEVPIVSREFGFTRPGPYIYELLGELNVTSENATKLTGIIEQAVLLLEEDTNGTGGKESNSRLETLGEILNLIFRDGGTSHAKYYRVHVQESAASDFYDFTGNVSKARMLSWWCFNPGICLEDFSKRGVGSVILTSGTLSPLDSFAYELKLEFPIRLENPHVISSNQIWTGVVSEGPSGYSFNSSYRNRDVLEYKQELGNAIVNFARIVPDGLLVFFASYYVMEQCISCWKDNSNRSASSQLTIWARICKFKQPVIEPRQSALFSSSIEDFNSKLKDPSTSGAVFFAVCRGKVSEGLDFADQYGRAVIITGLPFATRTDPKVRLKREFLDESARNKTLSHKPLTGEEWYDQQASRAVNQAVGRVIRHRHDYGAIILCDERFATSHRQAQVSRWIQPHIKCYSKFGDVVYSLTRFFRVEVPRLIKVEPLVKVEPLETVSNVVKACGEKVTQPLNGCCSGKKVNSLGLDEDCCIVSSTVGIKVEKLDDVSLLQEFLPANRSSLTFQKQTQATSAKLPSYLFGKQKLLSTGTTCRNEMSDLVDLADDASPFRRSDAMFVSSLSKRQKIPKIEPDFTEHKRSTCEKTSVIKETLSKCSRGKSILTEKYQDNLDIKKEGSLEIGGNMTSRERATNQANLDSHSASTLNDKAKGQNFLIQVQEILDKSEYKEFLGYLKALKSRAMTISPVLQSIVKLFSGQDRRSLLSRFKHYIPEKYHSLYEEYCTSIGGTSEP; encoded by the exons ATGCCGATTTACAATATCAATGGCGTCAGTGTCGATTTTCCTTACGAAGCTTACGATTCTCAGATCGAATACATGGATAAAGTTATTCAAGCACTCCAAGGA AAATGCAACGCACTGTTGGAAAGTCCGACTGGAACCGGGAAAACTTTGTGTCTTCTGTGTGCTACTTTGGCTTACAGGGCGAGTTTGGGTCCTTTCTCCACTGGTAAATCTGCGATAAAAAATGAGTCGGAGGTGCGAGCGTCACAATCCCAAACTGGCTCATTGCTGCCGAAAATTGTTTATACTTCACGGACCCATAGCCAGCTTCGCCAGGTGATTCACGAATTGAAAAAAACCAACTACAG GCCTAAAATGATGGTTTTAGGTTCTCGCGAGCAGCTATGCATTCATGAAAAAGTGAAGTTACTACGTGGGAGGGCACAGAGCAATTCTTGCCAGTATCATAGGAAACGCAGCAACAAACGAGCTTGTGGACATTATAAGATAACAGCAG ACTTCCTTAAAAGCAATCCTTATATTGGGGATGAACCCGTGGACATAGAGGATTTGGTCAACATTGGGAGAAGCTGTGGACC GTGTCCATACTATATGTCGCGTGAGCTCCTTAAAGGCGTTGACATATTATTTGCACCCTACAACTATCTAATCGATCGTTCCTTTAAAGATAGGATTGGCATAGAGTGGAATAGTAGCATCCTGATATTTGATGAAGCTCATAATTTG GAAGGAATTTGTGCTGATGCAGCTTCTTTTGACCTACCTGCTGCGTTATTATCTGCTTGTATTTCTGAAGCAAAGAAGTGCATTGACCTTTCTGTCAAAAGAAGAGACATAGACAAGTCAGCTGATCCAAGCTGTAGTCCTGACAACTTTGCAATTCTTAGAG CTCTTTTATTGAAGCTTGAAAAGAGGATTGCAGAAGTGCCAATTGTGTCTCGGGAATTTGGTTTTACTAGACCTGGTCCTTATATTTATGAGTTACTCGGGGAATTAAATGTCACGAGCGAAAATGCAACCAAGCTCACTGGAATAATTGAGCAAGCTGTTCTGCTTCTTGAAGAAG ATACAAATGGAACTGGGGGGAAAGAGTCAAACAGTCGATTGGAAACTCTTGGAGAGATTCTAAATTTGATCTTCAGAGATGGAGGTACTTCTCATGCAAAGTACTATCGT GTGCATGTTCAAGAAAGCGCGGCAAGTGATTTTTATGATTTTACCG GTAATGTGTCTAAGGCTAGGATGCTCAGTTGGTGGTGTTTTAATCCAGGAATTTGCTTGGAAGATTTCTCTAAAAGGGGAGTCGGTTCTGTCATTCTGACATCAGGAACTTTGTCTCCATTAGATTCTTTTGCATACGAATTGAAGCT GGAATTTCCAATACGATTAGAGAACCCTCATGTTATATCGTCAAATCAAATTTGGACAGGTGTTGTATCAGAAGGACCTTCTGGTTATTCTTTCAACTCGTCTTACCGAAATCGTGACGTTTTAGAATACAAACAGGAGCTGGGTAATGCCATAG TCAATTTTGCTCGGATTGTGCCTGACGGGCTTCTTGTCTTCTTTGCATCATACTATGTCATGGAACAATGCATTAGTTGCTGGAAGGACAAC TCGAACAGAAGTGCTTCCAGTCAACTTACAATATGGGCAAGGATTTGCAAATTTAAGCAGCCTGTTATAGAACCTAGACAATCTGCATTATTTTCCTCTTCAATTGAG GACTTTAACTCCAAGTTAAAGGATCCCTCTACTTCTGGAGCAGTCTTTTTTGCGGTTTGTCGTGGCAAG GTCAGTGAAGGGTTGGACTTTGCCGATCAATATGGGAGGGCTGTGATTATTACTGGATTACCATTTGCCACGAGGACAGATCCCAAG GTTCGTCTTAAACGTGAATTTTTGGATGAAAGTGCACGGAACAAAACCTTAAGTCATAAG CCTTTGACAGGAGAGGAATGGTATGATCAGCAAGCATCTCGTGCGGTAAATCAGGCTGTTGGACGTGTCATTCGGCATCGCCATGATTATGGAGCAATAATACTTTGTGATGAAAG GTTTGCAACTTCACACCGCCAAGCACAGGTATCACGATGGATACAGCCTCATATCAAG TGCTATTCCAAGTTTGGAGATGTTGTATATTCCTTGACTCGCTTTTTTCGCGTTGAAGTTCCGCGTCTGATCAAGGTTGAACCACTAGTAAAGGTTGAGCCACTAGAGACTGTATCTAATG tagtAAAGGCTTGTGGAGAAAAAGTCACCCAGCCTCTCAATGGATGCTGCTCAGGGAAGAAAGTTAATTCCTTG GGTTTGGATGAAGACTGTTGTATTGTGTCATCAACAGTTGGTATTAAGGTCGAAAAGTTAGACGATGTAAGCCTGTTACAAGAATTTCTTCCTGCCAATAGATCCTCTCTTACTTTTCAAAAGCAAACGCAGGCTACATCAGCTAAACTACCAAGTTACTTATTTGGGAAGCAAAAGCTACTCTCTACAGGAACTACTTGTAGAAATGAGATGTCTGATTTAGTTGACTTGGCTGACGATGCTTCACCTTTCCGAAGGTCAGATGCAATGTTTGTAAGTAGCTTGTCTAAGAGACAGAAAATTCCTAAGATAGAGCCTGATTTTACCGAGCACAAAAGGAGTACCTGTGAGAAAACATCAGTAATCAAAGAAACTCTATCAAAATGCTCTAGAGGCAAATCTATTTTAACAGAAAAATATCAAGATAATTTGGATATAAAAAAGGAAGGTTCCTTAGAGATTGGTGGTAATATGACCTCTCGAGAAAGGGCAACCAACCAGGCAAACTTGGATAGCCATTCTGCTTCTACTCTAAATGACAAAGCTAAAGGACAGAATTTTCTAATTCAG GTTCAGGAAATACTTGACAAGTCAGAATATAAAGAATTTCTTGGCTATCTGAAGGCACTGAAATCACGAGCTATGACTATTAGTCCTGTTTTGCAATCAATCGTGAAACTTTTTTCTGGGCAAGATAGGCGCTCTCTTCTATCAAG ATTTAAGCACTATATCCCTGAGAAGTATCATTCTTTGTATGAGGAATATTGTACATCAATTGGTGGGACATCTGAGCCATAA